The following proteins come from a genomic window of Azoarcus sp. PA01:
- a CDS encoding class I SAM-dependent methyltransferase: MSVQLELGLRDVAALGQVFTPEPVVQAMLALRRNRGRVLEPACGDGAFLRHLPGAVGIEFDRTHCPPGALNEDFFAYPVAERFDTIIGNPPYVRFQDIPPATRRLLHAEHFDGRSNLYLFFIEKCVRHLAPGGELIFITPRDFLKGTSAVKLNRLLFAAGTITDAIELGDARVFDDAVPNCLIWRFEKDCFVRDMRYAQIGVADRLAAALAAPRWQARHLVECAGHLMFARGDYPLRLSDVAFVKVGAVSGADDLYAGAAGANRDFVCSATLRTGETRRMLWIAPGDPPPPALLAHKARLIARRVQPFDESNWWHWGRGYHQSEQPRVYVNGRTRTPRPFFLHACRHYDGAVLAVFPRRADIDLAAFRDALNDVDWADLGFVCDGRFLFSQRSLENAPLPEHFRAFAAV; this comes from the coding sequence ATGAGCGTGCAGCTCGAACTCGGCCTGCGCGACGTGGCCGCGCTCGGCCAGGTGTTCACGCCCGAGCCGGTCGTGCAGGCGATGCTCGCGCTGCGGCGCAATCGCGGTCGGGTGCTCGAGCCGGCGTGCGGCGACGGCGCGTTCCTGCGCCACTTGCCCGGCGCGGTGGGTATCGAGTTCGACCGCACGCATTGCCCGCCGGGCGCGCTGAACGAGGACTTTTTCGCCTATCCGGTCGCCGAGCGCTTCGACACGATCATCGGCAATCCGCCTTACGTGCGCTTCCAGGACATTCCGCCGGCAACGCGACGGCTGCTGCACGCGGAACATTTCGACGGGCGCTCGAACCTGTACCTGTTCTTCATCGAGAAGTGCGTGCGCCATCTCGCGCCGGGCGGCGAGCTGATTTTCATCACGCCGCGCGATTTCCTCAAGGGGACGTCGGCAGTGAAGCTCAACCGGCTGCTGTTCGCTGCCGGCACGATCACCGACGCGATCGAACTGGGCGACGCGCGGGTGTTCGACGACGCGGTGCCGAACTGCCTGATCTGGCGCTTCGAGAAGGACTGCTTCGTGCGCGACATGCGCTATGCGCAGATCGGCGTCGCCGACCGGCTTGCCGCGGCGCTCGCCGCGCCGCGCTGGCAGGCTCGCCACCTCGTCGAATGCGCCGGCCACCTGATGTTCGCGCGCGGCGACTATCCGCTGCGGCTGTCGGACGTCGCGTTCGTCAAAGTCGGCGCGGTGTCCGGCGCGGACGACCTGTATGCGGGCGCGGCGGGCGCAAACCGCGATTTCGTCTGCTCGGCGACGCTCCGGACCGGCGAGACGCGGCGCATGCTGTGGATCGCGCCCGGTGATCCGCCGCCGCCGGCGCTGCTCGCCCACAAGGCGCGGCTGATCGCGCGGCGCGTCCAGCCTTTCGACGAGTCGAACTGGTGGCACTGGGGGCGCGGCTACCATCAGTCGGAGCAGCCGCGGGTGTACGTCAATGGCCGCACCCGCACGCCGCGGCCGTTTTTCCTGCACGCCTGCCGCCATTACGACGGCGCGGTGCTGGCGGTTTTCCCGCGCCGCGCGGACATCGACCTCGCGGCGTTCCGCGACGCGCTGAACGATGTCGACTGGGCCGATCTGGGTTTCGTCTGCGATGGCCGCTTCCTGTTTTCGCAGCGCAGCCTCGAAAACGCGCCGCTGCCGGAGCACTTCCGGGCGTTCGCCGCGGTCTGA
- the gshA gene encoding glutamate--cysteine ligase produces the protein MVPHLTTALTGPLLELEKRFLDHATEIERWMRVQWQDHLPPFYGSTDLRNSGFKLAPVDLNLFPGGFNNLNDAFMPLCVQAAQAAIERICPDARQLLLIPENHTRNQFYLQNVAKLVSVLQLTGLDVRLGSLLPEITAPTTLELANGSTLTLEPLERHGARLGLAGFEPCAVLLNNDLSGGVPAILKGLDDQWLIPPLHAGWHVRRKSIHAAVYDRVARDFASVIGIDPWRINPEFGVCSQIDFHERAGEERLADEVDTLLTRIREKYREYEVTETPFVVVKADAGTYGMGVMTVRDASEVRGLNRRQRNKMSVVKEGLEVHEVIIQEGVHTFETVDDAVAEPVVYMMDHYVVGGFYRVHTERARDENLNAPGMHFKPLAFETCCSLPDCRQGPDAAPNRFYAYGVVARLALLAASIEIEETMPAEAELAA, from the coding sequence ATGGTTCCTCATCTGACTACCGCGCTGACCGGCCCGCTTTTGGAACTGGAAAAGCGCTTCCTCGACCATGCGACCGAAATCGAACGCTGGATGCGCGTGCAGTGGCAGGATCACCTGCCGCCGTTCTACGGCTCGACGGATCTGCGCAACTCCGGATTCAAGCTCGCGCCGGTCGACCTGAACCTGTTCCCGGGCGGCTTCAACAACCTCAATGACGCTTTCATGCCGCTGTGCGTGCAGGCGGCGCAGGCGGCGATCGAGCGCATCTGCCCCGATGCGCGGCAGTTGCTGCTGATCCCGGAAAACCACACGCGCAACCAGTTCTACCTGCAGAACGTCGCGAAGCTGGTGTCGGTGCTGCAGCTCACCGGGCTCGACGTGCGCCTCGGCTCACTGCTGCCCGAAATCACAGCGCCAACGACGCTCGAACTGGCGAACGGCAGCACGCTGACGCTCGAGCCGCTCGAGCGGCACGGCGCGCGCCTCGGCCTTGCGGGCTTCGAGCCGTGCGCGGTGCTGCTGAACAACGACCTGTCGGGCGGCGTGCCGGCGATCCTCAAGGGACTCGACGACCAGTGGCTGATCCCGCCGCTGCATGCGGGCTGGCACGTGCGCCGCAAGTCGATCCACGCCGCCGTCTATGATCGCGTCGCGCGCGATTTCGCGTCGGTCATCGGCATCGACCCGTGGCGCATCAACCCCGAATTCGGCGTGTGCAGCCAGATCGACTTCCACGAACGCGCCGGCGAGGAACGCCTCGCCGACGAGGTCGACACGCTGCTCACGCGCATCCGCGAGAAATACCGCGAATACGAAGTCACCGAGACGCCGTTCGTCGTCGTCAAGGCCGATGCCGGCACTTACGGCATGGGCGTGATGACGGTGCGGGACGCGTCCGAAGTGCGCGGCCTGAACCGCCGCCAGCGCAACAAGATGAGCGTCGTCAAGGAAGGCCTCGAGGTGCACGAAGTCATCATCCAGGAAGGCGTGCATACGTTCGAGACCGTCGACGACGCGGTCGCCGAGCCGGTCGTCTACATGATGGACCACTACGTCGTGGGCGGCTTCTACCGCGTCCACACCGAGCGCGCGCGCGACGAGAACCTCAACGCGCCGGGCATGCACTTCAAGCCGCTGGCGTTCGAGACCTGCTGCTCGCTGCCGGACTGCCGCCAGGGGCCGGACGCGGCGCCGAACCGCTTCTACGCGTACGGGGTCGTCGCCCGGCTCGCGCTGCTCGCGGCGTCGATCGAGATCGAGGAAACGATGCCGGCCGAAGCCGAGCTGGCGGCGTGA
- the gshB gene encoding glutathione synthase, which yields MNHPDRIPGERAVPEPKVQPSRPLDLAFILDPLHGLKAYKDSSIAMMREAAARGHRVSAIQREALTWREGVVAARSHAIHTRADERGWYEAGDEASLPLAAFDAVVMRQDPPFDFEYITASWLLERAVAGGARVFNDPRAIRDHSEKIAITEFPQFTATTLVARDAADIDAFIDELGDVILKPLDGMGGSQIFRVTASDPNRNVIVETLTHEGRRTIMAQRYLPAIADGDKRVLIIGGEVVPYALARIPKPGETRGNLAAGGRGVAMPLTEREREIAEFLAPVLWQRGLMVVGLDVIGGHLTEINVTSPTCFVEIAAQTGFSVAGLFVDKLEQACA from the coding sequence ATGAACCATCCCGATCGAATTCCGGGCGAGCGCGCGGTGCCTGAGCCGAAAGTGCAGCCGTCGCGTCCGCTGGACCTCGCCTTCATCCTCGACCCGCTGCATGGCCTCAAGGCCTACAAGGATTCGAGCATCGCGATGATGCGCGAAGCCGCGGCGCGCGGCCATCGCGTATCGGCGATCCAGCGCGAGGCGCTGACCTGGCGCGAAGGCGTGGTCGCCGCGCGCAGCCACGCGATCCACACCCGGGCCGACGAGCGCGGCTGGTACGAAGCGGGCGACGAGGCGTCGCTGCCGCTCGCCGCGTTCGACGCGGTCGTGATGCGCCAGGACCCGCCGTTCGACTTCGAATACATCACCGCGTCCTGGCTGCTCGAACGCGCCGTCGCCGGCGGGGCGCGCGTCTTCAACGATCCGCGCGCGATCCGCGACCATTCGGAGAAGATCGCGATCACCGAATTCCCGCAGTTCACCGCGACGACGCTGGTCGCGCGCGACGCGGCCGACATCGACGCGTTCATCGACGAGCTCGGCGACGTGATCCTCAAGCCGCTCGACGGCATGGGCGGCAGCCAGATCTTCCGCGTGACGGCTTCCGATCCGAACCGCAACGTCATCGTCGAGACGCTGACGCACGAAGGCCGCCGTACGATCATGGCGCAGCGCTATCTGCCGGCGATCGCCGACGGCGACAAGCGCGTGCTGATCATCGGCGGCGAAGTCGTGCCGTATGCGCTCGCGCGCATTCCGAAGCCCGGCGAGACGCGCGGCAACCTCGCTGCCGGCGGACGCGGCGTGGCGATGCCGCTGACCGAGCGCGAGCGCGAGATCGCCGAATTCCTCGCGCCGGTCCTGTGGCAGCGCGGCCTGATGGTCGTCGGCCTCGACGTCATCGGCGGCCACCTGACCGAAATCAACGTCACGAGCCCGACGTGCTTCGTCGAGATCGCCGCGCAGACCGGTTTTTCGGTCGCCGGGCTGTTCGTCGACAAGCTCGAACAGGCCTGCGCCTGA
- a CDS encoding FAD:protein FMN transferase produces the protein MRGWHRLARLGAAWVALGCVVLLGACKQPQLFHQEAYVFGTRVDLTVYGEPHEVAAEAMGAVLQEFDRLHRAYHAWQPSELTALNEAIARSEAAVVSAELAAMLTDAQRLSAAGDGLFNPAMGALMGLWGFHADEFVPRLPDPAALRTVIEARPRMSDLVITGKRVESRNPVVQLDLGGYAKGYALDRAVAILRDKGIDNALVNIGGNVMALGKKGDTPWRLGLQHPREPQPLATLPLYDGEAIGTSGDYQRYFELEGRRYSHLLDPRTGMPATGSQSVTVLVTPREDAGTLSDAASKPAFIAGDDWREYTRRYDIDHALRVSADGRVEVTRALRARLQFPSDTPGVTVVE, from the coding sequence ATGCGCGGATGGCACAGGCTGGCCCGCCTCGGCGCGGCGTGGGTCGCGCTGGGGTGCGTCGTGCTCCTCGGGGCATGCAAGCAGCCGCAGCTCTTCCATCAGGAAGCCTATGTGTTCGGCACGCGCGTCGATCTCACCGTGTACGGCGAACCGCACGAAGTCGCGGCCGAGGCGATGGGCGCGGTGCTGCAGGAGTTCGACCGCCTGCACCGCGCGTACCACGCGTGGCAGCCTTCGGAGCTGACGGCGCTGAACGAGGCGATCGCGCGCAGCGAAGCCGCCGTGGTGTCCGCCGAGCTCGCGGCGATGCTGACCGACGCGCAGCGCCTGTCCGCGGCCGGCGACGGGCTGTTCAACCCGGCGATGGGCGCGCTGATGGGCCTGTGGGGCTTTCACGCCGACGAATTCGTGCCGCGCCTGCCCGATCCGGCGGCGCTGCGCACGGTGATCGAAGCGCGACCGCGCATGTCGGACCTCGTCATCACCGGCAAGCGCGTCGAGAGCCGCAATCCGGTCGTGCAGCTCGATCTGGGCGGTTACGCGAAAGGCTACGCGCTCGACCGCGCCGTCGCGATCCTGCGCGACAAGGGCATCGACAACGCGCTCGTCAATATCGGCGGCAACGTCATGGCGCTCGGCAAGAAAGGCGACACGCCGTGGCGCCTCGGGCTGCAGCATCCGCGCGAGCCGCAACCGCTCGCGACGCTGCCGCTGTACGACGGCGAGGCGATCGGGACGTCGGGCGACTACCAGCGCTATTTCGAACTCGAGGGGCGCCGTTATTCGCATCTGCTCGATCCGCGCACCGGCATGCCCGCGACCGGCAGCCAGTCAGTGACGGTGCTCGTCACGCCGCGCGAGGACGCCGGCACGCTGTCGGACGCGGCGAGCAAGCCCGCTTTCATCGCCGGCGACGACTGGCGCGAATACACGCGCCGCTACGACATCGACCACGCGCTGCGCGTCAGTGCCGACGGGCGCGTCGAAGTCACCCGCGCGCTGCGCGCCCGCCTCCAGTTCCCGTCCGACACGCCGGGCGTCACGGTCGTCGAATAG
- a CDS encoding DMT family transporter: MPPRPHLDRFAMGLMVLLCTVWGLQQVAIKLANAGISPVWQAGLRSLGATTLVWAWASARGVKLWSADGTLAPGLVAGLLFAGEFALIFGALEFTTASRGVIFLYTAPFFVALGAVWLLPHERMRRAQWAGMALAFLGVLTLFGESLLLGSGRAWIGDLMMLLAASMWAATTLTVKVSPLVRVPAEKTLLYQLGISALVLPLLSLAFGEPGVFAPTAVVWASLAFQIVIVAAASYVAWFWLISQYPATRLSSFSFLTPVMGVLAGGLLLGEALTPAVFAALALVGAGIWIANRPSPEAAPVRLR, translated from the coding sequence ATGCCCCCTCGCCCGCATCTCGATCGCTTTGCCATGGGACTGATGGTGCTGCTGTGCACCGTGTGGGGATTGCAGCAGGTCGCGATCAAGCTTGCCAATGCCGGCATTTCGCCGGTATGGCAGGCCGGGCTGCGCTCGCTCGGCGCGACGACGCTGGTGTGGGCGTGGGCGAGCGCGCGCGGCGTGAAGCTGTGGTCGGCGGACGGCACGCTCGCGCCGGGCCTCGTCGCCGGTCTGCTGTTCGCCGGCGAGTTCGCGCTGATCTTCGGGGCGCTCGAATTCACGACCGCGTCGCGCGGCGTGATCTTCCTGTACACGGCACCGTTTTTCGTCGCGCTCGGCGCAGTGTGGCTGCTGCCGCACGAGCGCATGCGCCGCGCGCAGTGGGCGGGCATGGCGCTGGCGTTCCTCGGGGTGCTGACGCTGTTCGGCGAGAGCCTGCTGCTCGGATCCGGTCGCGCCTGGATCGGCGACCTGATGATGCTGCTCGCGGCGAGCATGTGGGCCGCGACCACGCTGACCGTGAAAGTCAGTCCGCTCGTCCGCGTGCCGGCCGAAAAGACGCTGCTGTATCAACTGGGCATTTCGGCGCTGGTGCTGCCGCTGCTGTCGCTCGCGTTCGGCGAGCCGGGCGTGTTCGCACCGACGGCGGTGGTGTGGGCGAGCCTCGCGTTCCAGATCGTCATCGTCGCCGCCGCGAGCTATGTCGCGTGGTTCTGGCTGATCAGCCAGTATCCGGCGACGCGCCTGTCGTCGTTCTCGTTTCTGACGCCGGTGATGGGCGTGCTCGCCGGCGGCCTCCTGCTCGGCGAGGCGCTGACGCCGGCGGTGTTCGCCGCGCTCGCGCTCGTCGGGGCCGGCATCTGGATCGCGAATCGCCCGTCCCCCGAAGCGGCGCCCGTGCGGCTGCGCTAA
- a CDS encoding 2-hydroxychromene-2-carboxylate isomerase yields MQRPRIEFWYEFASSYSFLSVMRLEALAGAAGVDVAWRPFLLGPVFLSLGWNDSPFNIYPPKGRYMWRDLARLAEKYDLPFRVPSRFPRSGLLAARVALLGVEEGWIAPFSREVMRANFAEDREIGDEEVIEAILNDLGLPAGELLAAAVATDNKLALRHQTEEATSLGLFGAPTFRVGDELFWGNDRLEDALDWANRRPD; encoded by the coding sequence ATGCAGCGACCCCGAATCGAGTTCTGGTACGAGTTCGCGAGTTCGTATTCGTTTCTTTCGGTAATGCGCCTCGAAGCGCTCGCGGGCGCTGCCGGCGTCGATGTCGCGTGGCGACCTTTCCTGCTCGGGCCGGTGTTCCTCTCGCTCGGCTGGAATGACTCGCCGTTCAACATCTACCCGCCGAAAGGCCGCTACATGTGGCGCGACCTCGCCCGGCTCGCGGAAAAATACGACCTGCCGTTCCGCGTGCCGAGCCGCTTTCCGCGCAGCGGCCTGCTCGCGGCACGCGTCGCGCTGCTGGGCGTCGAAGAGGGCTGGATCGCGCCGTTTTCGCGCGAAGTCATGCGCGCGAACTTTGCCGAGGATCGCGAAATCGGCGACGAGGAAGTCATCGAGGCGATCCTGAACGACCTCGGCCTGCCCGCCGGCGAACTGCTCGCGGCGGCTGTCGCGACCGACAACAAGCTCGCGCTGCGGCACCAGACCGAGGAGGCGACCTCGCTCGGTCTGTTCGGCGCGCCGACGTTTCGCGTCGGCGACGAGCTCTTCTGGGGCAACGACCGGCTCGAAGACGCGCTCGACTGGGCGAACCGGCGGCCTGACTGA
- a CDS encoding ATP-binding cassette domain-containing protein — protein MIQFRNLRLARGAKILVDAASVQIHPGWRVGLTGANGTGKSSLFALLRGELHQDQGDLDIPAGWQIAHVAQETPALAKPAIEYVLDGDVELRSIEAQLAAAEAAHDGAHIGELHARLHEIGGYAARARAAALLDGLGFLPGEADRPVSDFSGGWRMRLNLAQALMCRSDLLLLDEPTNHLDLDAVLWLEQWLRDYRGTLVLISHDREFLDACVTHIAHIESQRLTLYSGGYSDFERQRAERLAQQQSLFDKQQREIAHIEDYIRRFRAKATKARQAQSRIKALERMERIAAAHVDTPFSFSFRDGPPAPDPLLQVEDGVVRYGERTVLDAIRLTLRPGERVGLLGPNGAGKSTLIKLLAGQLPLAAGSRSEGKGLAIGYFAQHQLETLRPDESPLQHLARLDPRTREQELRDYLGGFDFRGDGGGGTSTPATTPCGRFSGGEKSRLALALMIWQRPNLMLLDEPTNHLDLEMRHALTLALQDYDGGMVLVSHDRALLRATCDRFLLVDAGRIQPFDGDLDDYRDWLAERRAQASEAAKCPDRSADKAARKADREQSAAERQARLAARRPLVKELEQLEKKLANWHGEKKLLDARLADPALYSGAEASQLQTLLKRQAELAGWVDDAELRWLEISEQLEAMQAD, from the coding sequence GTGATCCAGTTCCGCAACCTCCGCCTCGCCCGGGGCGCCAAAATCCTCGTCGATGCCGCCTCCGTGCAGATCCACCCCGGCTGGCGGGTCGGTCTGACCGGCGCGAACGGCACCGGCAAGTCGAGCCTGTTCGCCCTGTTGCGCGGCGAACTGCACCAGGACCAGGGCGACCTCGACATCCCCGCCGGCTGGCAGATCGCGCACGTCGCGCAGGAAACCCCGGCGCTGGCAAAACCTGCGATCGAGTATGTGCTCGACGGCGACGTCGAACTGCGCAGCATCGAGGCGCAGCTCGCCGCGGCGGAAGCTGCGCACGACGGCGCGCATATCGGCGAACTCCATGCTCGTCTGCACGAGATCGGCGGCTACGCGGCGCGCGCCCGCGCCGCGGCGCTGCTCGACGGCCTCGGCTTCCTGCCGGGCGAGGCCGATCGTCCGGTGTCGGACTTCTCCGGCGGCTGGCGCATGCGGCTGAACCTCGCGCAGGCGTTGATGTGCCGCTCCGATCTGTTGCTCCTCGATGAGCCGACGAACCACCTCGATCTCGACGCGGTGCTGTGGCTCGAGCAGTGGCTGCGCGACTACCGCGGCACGCTGGTGCTGATCTCGCACGACCGCGAGTTCCTCGACGCGTGCGTCACGCACATCGCGCACATCGAGTCGCAGCGCCTGACGCTGTATTCCGGCGGCTATTCCGACTTCGAGCGCCAGCGTGCCGAGCGCCTCGCGCAGCAGCAGTCGCTGTTCGACAAGCAGCAGCGCGAGATCGCGCACATCGAGGACTACATCCGCCGCTTCCGTGCGAAAGCGACGAAGGCGCGCCAGGCGCAGAGCCGCATCAAGGCGCTCGAACGCATGGAGCGCATCGCCGCCGCGCATGTCGACACACCGTTCAGCTTCAGCTTCCGCGACGGCCCGCCGGCGCCCGATCCGCTGCTGCAGGTCGAGGACGGCGTCGTGCGCTACGGCGAGCGGACCGTGCTCGACGCCATCCGCCTGACGCTGCGCCCGGGCGAGCGCGTCGGCCTGCTCGGGCCCAACGGCGCCGGCAAATCGACGCTGATCAAGCTGCTCGCCGGCCAGCTGCCGCTCGCCGCCGGCAGCCGCAGCGAAGGCAAGGGGCTGGCGATCGGCTATTTCGCGCAGCACCAGCTCGAAACGCTGCGCCCGGACGAGTCGCCGCTGCAGCATCTGGCGCGCCTCGACCCGCGCACGCGCGAGCAGGAGCTGCGCGACTACCTCGGCGGCTTCGACTTCCGCGGCGACGGTGGCGGCGGCACGTCGACGCCGGCGACGACGCCGTGCGGCCGCTTCTCCGGTGGCGAGAAGTCGCGCCTCGCGCTCGCGCTGATGATCTGGCAGCGGCCGAACCTGATGCTGCTCGACGAGCCGACGAACCACCTCGACCTCGAGATGCGCCACGCGCTGACGCTGGCGCTGCAGGACTACGACGGCGGGATGGTGCTGGTGTCGCACGATCGGGCGCTCTTGCGTGCGACCTGCGACCGCTTCCTGCTCGTCGATGCCGGCCGCATCCAGCCGTTCGACGGCGACCTCGACGATTACCGCGACTGGCTCGCCGAGCGCCGCGCGCAGGCGAGCGAAGCGGCGAAATGCCCGGACCGCAGCGCCGACAAGGCAGCGCGCAAGGCCGACCGGGAACAGTCCGCGGCGGAGCGCCAGGCACGGCTCGCCGCGCGCCGCCCGCTCGTCAAGGAACTCGAGCAGCTCGAAAAGAAGCTCGCCAACTGGCACGGCGAGAAAAAGCTCCTCGACGCGCGCCTCGCCGACCCGGCGCTCTACAGCGGCGCCGAAGCCAGCCAGCTGCAGACGCTGCTGAAGCGCCAGGCGGAGCTTGCCGGGTGGGTCGACGACGCCGAGCTGCGCTGGCTCGAAATTTCCGAGCAGCTCGAAGCGATGCAGGCCGACTGA
- a CDS encoding transglutaminase family protein: MIDAYLSPTPLIDSDHPEVLAFARAHCRSSDVRERAVSLYYAVRDGFRYDPYRIDLSETGMKASSVIASGAGWCVPKATLLTAVCRAAGIPARPGYADVRNHLSTERMRETFGADLYRWHGYTEILIDGSWYKATPAFNLALCERFGLLPLEFDGRSDSIYHPFDRSGNQHMEYIHQRGHFPDVPLSLMAEDFRTHYPVWLEQAEQLRTEDFLADVERENQPA; this comes from the coding sequence ATGATAGATGCGTACCTTTCACCGACTCCACTGATCGACAGCGACCACCCCGAAGTCCTTGCCTTCGCTCGCGCGCATTGCCGCAGCAGCGACGTCCGCGAGCGCGCGGTGTCGCTGTACTACGCGGTGCGCGACGGCTTCCGTTACGACCCCTATCGCATCGACCTGTCGGAAACCGGGATGAAGGCGAGCAGCGTGATCGCCAGCGGCGCCGGCTGGTGCGTGCCGAAAGCGACGCTGCTCACGGCGGTGTGCCGCGCGGCGGGAATTCCGGCGCGGCCGGGTTACGCCGACGTACGCAACCACCTCAGCACCGAACGCATGCGCGAGACTTTCGGCGCGGACCTGTACCGGTGGCACGGGTACACCGAAATCCTCATCGACGGCTCCTGGTACAAGGCCACGCCGGCATTCAACCTCGCGCTGTGCGAGCGGTTCGGGTTGCTGCCGCTGGAATTCGACGGCCGAAGCGACTCGATTTACCACCCCTTCGACCGCAGCGGCAATCAGCACATGGAATATATCCACCAGCGTGGTCACTTCCCCGACGTGCCACTGTCGCTGATGGCCGAAGATTTCCGCACGCATTACCCGGTATGGCTGGAACAGGCCGAGCAACTGCGGACGGAAGATTTTCTTGCGGATGTGGAAAGGGAAAACCAGCCCGCGTAG
- the ilvA gene encoding threonine ammonia-lyase yields MSSIPVPLALPDLVAARERIRDAIVRTGQWQNDALSDELGVPLQLKLENMQRTGSFKLRGATHKIGRLLEGGDRPAGVVAASAGNHAQGVARAAARVGLSAVVVMPANAPLTKIQACRKLGADVRLVGDTLEAASDEAHRLADGEGLALIHPYDDWDVIAGQASCGLEMLEDAPDMTVAIVPLGGGGLISGVALALKLQNPAIRVVGVQTDAVAPWRHFLRDGTLEAVRPDAHTIADGIKVKRPGMLTRQVIARHVDDIVTVDDNAIAEAIVTLLERTRTIGEGAGVVGLAALLQRKVRLAPDDRAVVVISGGNVDMTLVGRSIDYGLASSGRLMSVAVMISDAPGQLLALLTTIAELGMNVRHVEHRRGELHVAVGMTEVILQIETRDAEHQRALLTHFAAQGLAVRNLLAG; encoded by the coding sequence ATGTCGTCCATTCCGGTGCCGCTCGCACTGCCCGATCTCGTCGCCGCGCGCGAACGCATCCGCGACGCGATCGTCCGCACCGGCCAGTGGCAGAACGACGCGCTGTCCGACGAGCTCGGCGTGCCGCTGCAACTGAAGCTCGAAAACATGCAGCGCACCGGCTCGTTCAAGCTGCGCGGCGCGACGCACAAGATCGGCCGACTGCTGGAGGGCGGTGACCGGCCTGCCGGCGTCGTCGCGGCGTCGGCGGGCAACCACGCGCAAGGGGTCGCGCGCGCGGCAGCGCGGGTCGGACTTTCCGCGGTCGTCGTGATGCCGGCGAACGCGCCGCTGACGAAAATCCAGGCGTGCCGCAAGCTCGGCGCCGACGTGCGCCTCGTCGGCGACACGCTCGAAGCCGCCAGCGACGAGGCGCATCGCCTCGCCGATGGCGAAGGGCTCGCGCTGATCCATCCGTACGATGATTGGGACGTGATCGCCGGTCAGGCGAGCTGCGGCCTGGAGATGCTCGAAGACGCGCCGGACATGACCGTCGCGATCGTGCCGCTCGGCGGCGGCGGGCTGATCTCCGGCGTCGCGCTGGCGCTGAAGCTGCAGAATCCGGCGATCCGCGTCGTCGGCGTGCAGACCGACGCGGTCGCTCCGTGGCGGCATTTCCTGCGCGACGGCACGCTCGAAGCGGTGCGGCCGGACGCGCACACGATCGCCGACGGCATCAAGGTGAAACGCCCGGGGATGCTGACGCGCCAGGTGATCGCGCGCCACGTCGACGACATCGTCACCGTCGACGACAACGCGATCGCCGAAGCGATCGTCACGCTGCTCGAACGCACGCGCACGATCGGCGAAGGCGCGGGCGTGGTCGGGCTCGCAGCGCTGCTGCAGCGCAAAGTCCGCCTCGCGCCCGACGACCGCGCGGTGGTCGTGATTTCGGGGGGCAACGTCGATATGACGCTCGTCGGCCGTTCGATCGACTACGGCCTTGCGTCGAGCGGGCGGCTGATGAGCGTCGCGGTGATGATTTCCGATGCGCCGGGGCAGTTGCTCGCGCTGCTGACGACGATCGCCGAGCTCGGCATGAACGTGCGCCATGTCGAGCACCGCCGCGGCGAACTGCACGTCGCGGTCGGCATGACCGAAGTGATCCTGCAGATCGAGACGCGCGATGCGGAGCACCAGCGCGCGCTGCTGACGCATTTCGCCGCCCAGGGCCTTGCCGTGCGCAACCTGCTCGCCGGCTGA
- the thrH gene encoding bifunctional phosphoserine phosphatase/homoserine phosphotransferase ThrH has product MQIVCLDLEGVLVPEIWIEFAERTGIPELRRTTRDEPDYDTLMKYRLNILAERKLGLPDIQEVIASMGPMAGAREFLDALRERYQVVILSDTFQEFAKPLMKQLGWPTLLCHRLEADANGVLVNYHLRMPDQKREAVKRFKELNLTVVAAGDSYNDTAMLGEAHGGILFHPPENVIREFPQFPVTRNYAELRREIDQAFARVA; this is encoded by the coding sequence GTGCAGATCGTCTGTCTCGACCTCGAAGGTGTGCTGGTCCCCGAAATCTGGATCGAATTCGCCGAGCGTACCGGCATCCCCGAGTTGCGTCGCACGACGCGCGACGAGCCGGACTACGACACGCTGATGAAGTACCGGCTGAACATTCTCGCCGAGCGCAAACTCGGCCTGCCCGACATCCAGGAAGTCATCGCCAGCATGGGGCCGATGGCCGGCGCGCGCGAGTTCCTCGACGCGCTGCGCGAGCGCTACCAGGTCGTGATCCTGTCCGACACGTTCCAGGAGTTCGCCAAGCCGCTGATGAAGCAGCTCGGCTGGCCGACGCTGCTGTGCCATCGCCTCGAAGCCGACGCGAACGGCGTGCTCGTGAACTACCACCTGCGCATGCCCGACCAGAAGCGCGAAGCCGTCAAGCGTTTCAAGGAGCTGAACCTGACGGTCGTCGCGGCGGGCGATTCGTACAACGACACCGCGATGCTCGGCGAGGCGCACGGCGGCATCCTGTTCCATCCGCCGGAGAACGTCATCCGCGAATTCCCGCAGTTTCCGGTGACGCGCAACTACGCCGAACTGCGCCGCGAGATCGACCAGGCTTTCGCCCGCGTCGCCTGA